From Candidatus Tanganyikabacteria bacterium:
GCTTGGTCAAACGAAACGTCTCGTCGCCACCGGGCGGGAGGAGGCCGCCAGGTCGAGCGCCGGAGAATTCATCAGATCCACCCGGTGGTGGCCCGCACGGCGCCGGCGCCGTACTTGCGGCGCAGGACCTCCCGCGCCCGCTTGAACTGCGGGCTGGTGATCGCCCCCGTGGCAGACGCGTGGTAGCCCAGGGCGGGCGTGGACCAGACCTCGAAGCCGCGCCGCTGCAACTCGTAGGCGTAGTCCACGGCATAGAAGTGGAACTCGGGCAAGTTGGCCTCGTCGAACGGCAACTCGCGCAACCGCGCGACCCGCAGCACGAAGCATTGCTCGTCGGGGGAGTGGAGCAGGTGGCTCCCCGCCTCGCCGGCGTACCCGTGCGGATCGAGGATGCGCCCGCCGAGTCGGTCCCGGTCGGCGTCCAGCACGCCTATTTGCGCGACCATCTCGCACGCCGGGCGCGCGGCGAAGACCTCCAGCGTGCGCGCCACCCAGTCGCGGTCGATCGGCCGCCAGTCCTGGTGGCAGAACGCCACGAATTCGGTCTCGACCGCGGGCCCCAGCTTGTTGAACAGCTTCGCGGCCACCAGAGCGCCCGAACCCGTGTTGGCGTGGAGGATTCGCGGGGCTTGCTCGTCGAGATCGCCGAGCCCCGCCTCCAGCACCCGTCCGGCCATGTCCGGCCGAGTGACCGGGCACACGAACGTGATGGCCGGCGGAGCCGTCGACGGTTGCGGGACCCGTCTGGAAGCCAGCTCCCGGCGGAGGGTGAAATGCCCGCGGGTTCGCAGGAATCCGAACTTCGCGGCTACGGCCAGCAGGTACGCCAGGCCGAGGCCGGCCGTGACGCCGCCGACCCATGGCACCCAGGAGGACATGGTCACCGATCGTAACAAGGCTCGGCCTACCGGGGTAATCTGATCGTGATGGGCCCGGGGCCCGAGGAGGGCGAGAAGGAGGATGGCACGCATCGTGGCAGCCAAGTCTGCCGGCGAGTTCAAGCTGCATCTCCGGTTCGACAACGGCGTCGAAGGGACGGTCGACCTGTCACGGCTGGTGGGGCGCGGCGTTTTCGCGGCCTGGTCGCAGCCCGGGGTCTTCGAGTCGGTCGCAATCGATCAGGATTTCGGAACCGTCGAGTGGCCGGGAGGGATCGACCTCTGTCCGGACTCCCTGTACGCCCAGCTAACGGGCGTGCCCATCGGCGGCGAACCCGCGTAGCGCCATCTCGCAAATGCCTGAGCTCAGCCGTTTCTACGGCATCGTGATCCGCATGTTCTACGACGATCACGGGACCCCGCACTTCCATGCGGCTTATGGCGGCCAGACCGCGGCTTTCCGGATCGATCCGCCGGGACTGCTGGTCGGGCGGTTGCCACCCCGGGCCCTTGGTCTGGTCGTCGAGTGGGCCGGCCTTCACCGAGACGAACTTCTCGGCGCCTGGGAAGCCGCCAAGTTCGGCCAGACCCCTTCCCCGATCGACCCGTTGCCCTGAGCCAGCCGACTGGGAAGGGCGAAATGCCCGCGGATTCGCAAGAATCCGAACTTCGCGCCGACAACCAGCAGGTACGTCAGGCCGAGGCCGGCCGCGACGCCGCCAGCCCGG
This genomic window contains:
- a CDS encoding DUF4160 domain-containing protein, which gives rise to MPELSRFYGIVIRMFYDDHGTPHFHAAYGGQTAAFRIDPPGLLVGRLPPRALGLVVEWAGLHRDELLGAWEAAKFGQTPSPIDPLP
- a CDS encoding DUF2442 domain-containing protein, producing MARIVAAKSAGEFKLHLRFDNGVEGTVDLSRLVGRGVFAAWSQPGVFESVAIDQDFGTVEWPGGIDLCPDSLYAQLTGVPIGGEPA